A genome region from Natronosalvus rutilus includes the following:
- a CDS encoding MnhB domain-containing protein — protein sequence MSDREPVNGGFEDTYTESQVILVAVRIIAPFTLTYGLFMTLHGADTPGGSFQGGAIVGVTILMIAFAFGIEPTRQWLANSVIVALVTGGVAVFVGIGLATIALDGAFLEYARFESIGIAGKWGMEAIEVGGIALIVSGVIVTLFFATAAGFAANGFDETEGSTDD from the coding sequence ATGAGCGATCGGGAACCCGTCAACGGTGGGTTCGAGGACACCTACACCGAGAGCCAGGTCATCCTCGTGGCGGTCAGGATCATCGCCCCGTTCACGCTCACCTACGGTCTGTTCATGACTCTCCACGGGGCGGACACGCCCGGCGGGAGCTTCCAGGGTGGTGCCATCGTCGGCGTCACCATCCTCATGATCGCCTTCGCGTTCGGAATCGAGCCGACCCGACAGTGGCTCGCAAACAGCGTCATCGTTGCCCTCGTGACCGGGGGCGTCGCCGTCTTCGTCGGGATCGGCCTCGCGACCATTGCGCTTGACGGGGCGTTCCTCGAGTACGCGCGCTTCGAGTCGATCGGCATCGCCGGCAAGTGGGGGATGGAGGCCATCGAGGTCGGCGGCATCGCCCTGATCGTCTCGGGCGTGATCGTCACGCTGTTCTTCGCGACAGCGGCCGGTTTCGCGGCCAATGGGTTCGACGAGACGGAGGGATCTACCGATGATTGA